CGAGCGGCAAACACGAAGGGAACTCCTTCATCCCAACTCTTACCTGTTTCTAGTGTATATTTACGGAGCATTGACTTTAACGTCTGATGCCAACGTTCTAATGCACCTTGGGATTCAGGGTGATAAGGACTCGAAACAGAGTGCTTTATCCCAAGGCTTTTAAGGACTTGATTAAAAAGTCTTGACTGAAAATTTGTGCCCTGGTCTGTCTGGATTACCCGAGGTAGGCCAAAGGTAGAGAAGAACTTAGTCAGAGCCCTCACTACAGAGCTGGATGTGATCTTACGCAGTGGAACGGCCTCGGGGCGAGTAGCCGCGCACATTATCGTGAGTAAGTATTGATTTCCGGTTTTAGATCGAGGTAATGGTCCAACACAATCTATTATGACACGTTCGAATGGTTCACCCATAACAGGGATAGGATGGAGTGGAGCAGGAGGTATTACCTGGTTTGGCTTGCCAACAATCTGACATGTATGGCAAGAGCGGCAGAATCTGGCAACGTCAGATTTTAACCCAGGCCAAAAGAAgtgttttaaaatcagattaTAGGTTTTAGTGATTCCTAAATGACCAGTTACTCTCATGTGCTATGGAAAGCACATGTTGCCGGTATACAGATGGCACAACAATCTGAAAAACACTATGTTCCGAACTGGATGCAGAAGGACACCATTTACGCATGAGTATATCTTTATTCAACACAAAGGCCACTTTTTCAACACTTGCTTTGTTGCTActcaccacagacacagacgagagagagagaagagattcCAAGACGGCCACGGCCGtaacagtagtagtaatataTCCACACAACTGTACTTGCACTAGATGCAAATCACTTCATATGTAAATACATGCATTCAGTCGGCATCATACTGTGCATAGGCACTCCTGACATTTgtaattttaataatataaGCAACTTTGTTAAACTATGCACTCTAACCTgtaatgtaaaatctaaaattaCCCGCATCAGAGTCTCCAAATCCTCCCAAAGAAACAGCATCATTGGCACATCTGTCTGATATTTAGTCAGAAAAGGCTGGAACACTCGTGATATGGCCATGAAAAAGTGGAATTTGGCCAGCAGAAGAGAATCCATTTGCGCttcacaaacactgtcaaagGACGATGTCCCCGGATTCTTCACTTTCTTCGCCCTCACAAGATCCACATACTTCACAATGGACGGCCACACTTCCAATGCTCTTTCAACAGCAGGCAGGTTTTCCAACCACCTATGCCCGCAGAAAGGCAAGGGGAATGTTGAGCATTCAGTTGCAGAGCTGAAATCTTCTCTTCTGGCTGGTGCGCATTGGAAGAGATAATGAAGTGCTTTCAGCACCTTTTCCACGATCCACATTTCAAATCCACCCTTAAATGAGTTATGCAATGTGTGCAAGCCACAGCTTCCTGCAATTTGTATTTGCATCCCAGCAAATTGTTCCCCATGCTCTTTTTGCGGAAGACTGACAAACTTCCAATTGACTGAAGGCCCATCCATTGATAAGGACAGCATGTTCCTGAGATTCAGATCTTTAGTACACTCCTAgagtgaaaaatacaaaatcataaaatcatttATATACACTTCATGAAATAATGAGAATAGGAATATTTCTTTATTACCAATtgggtcattgtttttgttagCAGAAGTCAGGTGGTGCACCCACAGCTAATGCCAATATTGtactaaattattattacttttttttgcagGATTACATGAAAAACATTCCTACAGtgcaaatgaaatatgttgtacaatttattaatatacaaacttcacagtgatttttttttggtttccccaatcaaactatttatttatataccacATTTATCAATCAATGTGCTTGGAAATACAGCAACATCAAAAGTTGAGAGCATACCTTGAAGTTTTCCAGCAAGTCCTCAGCAGTTGAGTGGCCCATATACTGAGATCCAAAATACCGGGACTGCACTCGAGAACCAGTCTCATCAGTCACCCAATACCTCACGTGAATGTCGAGCTGCTTGCGTTTGGTGGTTCGATTCAAAGATTCATCAAACATGATGACGAAGCTGCCTTGATTGACGGTAGACAGAAGTTCACGTTTGATAAATGGAGCCAGACCAAATCGCGCTAGATATGATGTCTTGTCTTTACCACAAGTAAACGATTTGGCATACTCAGAATCGGGGAACATTGCCCGAAAGACGGTGGCCACATCTTCGTTTGAAGTGTATGAGTGGTGTCGGGTAATCGTCTGCAGAACCCAAAGTATTTCTGCCTTTAACGTAGCGGTTGGAGCGAATGCAGTGAAAGCATTTGTGCTGGGGCCCGGAGATATGAAAGGCACAGCTGGCCTTGCACTTGCGTTAGTGCCTGTAGTGGCGAACATTCGCAGGGGGACTGTTGATTCCTGACTAGCAGCATAGCGTGTGTGCTTTTCTCCTTTCATGTGAGCGTCAAGGGCACTACAGCCCATTGTTCCCAACTTGGTGTCTTTCCGACATAATTTACATCGCGCATCATATTCCGACGCTGTTTTTGTTAGCCAACTATTTTATTTCGGCATCTCGAGCCACTTGTCGCTGAACTTGCATTTCCCCATCTCGGTTCATGTTCATGTATGCCAGAGAGGTTGAACGTATGCTGCTTATTCCAACCACTTCTTCGTCTGTTCCATTTCATGGCTAAAGCGACACACTGCCCCCTGTGGTGTGATTCCAGTGCTATTAGACAAACAACGGCTCTATGAGTTTTCAGCATCTTGATAACAAACAACGCTGGCTAAGTAAATCACGTTAGCGCAGAAAAAAATCAGcgatatgtttttttattaaccaTAGGCTACCTGGATGAAAAATAATACCTACCTTGTGAAATTTAATGCCATActtcagaaaatggtgaaatatAATGCTTCTTAAGACTttttaagacacatttttaaaataagactttttaagactttttaaggATCCGCGGAGACCCTGGTAATGCCTACAAACAGATATGAAATATACATACGTCAAACATGTACAACACACATGGCAGAAGTACAAAACAgaacctgaaagaaaaagaagaaaagagtcCAGTGACAGCCTATCCATAGGAACACACTTCAAAATGTGCTACACAAGTAGTTAACATATTTttacaagaaaaacatccatgctgactgtcactgactgtgtgGATACAGTGTTTGCCCCTTATGAAAACAGCTTGATTTTCAGCTGCTGTATCTTTGCATTCAGTTTGTGTCCATCCAAGTTCATAATGATCTTCTGGAAAAACTTGAATGTATACTTGAGGTTTTCGGGAAAGGCTAGATCAAGGGCATAAATGAGCCCAAACAGCATGATGAACCCCATGATGACGCTGCCAACATTGTTGAGGACTTTTGTGCCCTCAATCACAACTCCCACGTCCTCTGGCTCCTCATGTCCATCTCTTCGGACTGTGTAAATCACCATGACTGTGGTGGCGATGTCCCTCTCTGCATCCTCAGCTGCAGTGGactgaacaacaacacagaaaacaaaaataagtacaattctaaacaacaaacagaaaatcatatagaaaatataaatgcacaGTTACTACATACAGCAGTTTAGAGCAACAGTTCATCAGTTGTCATGGTGAGTAGCAATATAATGTTAGCAGCTTTATGGccaacatttttcagttttaaaactATGCAATTGTAGTGATAccacagaaaatattcagcaaaACTGAATGGAGTGTGAAACCAAATACATCCCCACTTATGAAGGTAGGTGTGTCTGCATGTATCTTTGTATGATAACTAGGTTGCAGTAATGTCCTGACTAGTAAATGGAGGTTCCAGAGGACAGGAAAtacaggaaaaacagaaaaaagatgaataacagtattttttatGTTGCGTGTTTACAATTATACTACATGAGAAAGAATTTTAATAAACTTACCAAATATTCCTTGAAAAACACATCTGGGTCTTTACTGACATACATAACAAGGCTTCTTCTCAGGATGCACTCTCCTTAGGTTGATGTCATCACGCTAAAACATGGGTGACAAATAAAGACATCTGGTTATGATAGTGGTGCAGGGATTAGAGCAGTCTAaagatcagtgtgtttttgggCTGTCATTatatgtgaaaaaataattat
The nucleotide sequence above comes from Larimichthys crocea isolate SSNF chromosome XVI, L_crocea_2.0, whole genome shotgun sequence. Encoded proteins:
- the LOC113747891 gene encoding uncharacterized protein LOC113747891 isoform X2 yields the protein MWIVEKVLKALHYLFQCAPARREDFSSATECSTFPLPFCGHRWLENLPAVERALEVWPSIVKYVDLVRAKKVKNPGTSSFDSVCEAQMDSLLLAKFHFFMAISRVFQPFLTKYQTDVPMMLFLWEDLETLMRNLLKRFIKREALPQTPYKLVRLDVVDHAMWLSPKEVDIGMGATVVIKVMSYPSSLRMSCTVRPKNWSSSPSVLLKDAELMCFCIRSCLSPILISGHSAKNCCSYPMAKLKLSVGFQQIKRLKSATFRRRE